The following are encoded in a window of Diorhabda sublineata isolate icDioSubl1.1 chromosome 3, icDioSubl1.1, whole genome shotgun sequence genomic DNA:
- the LOC130441861 gene encoding lysozyme-like — MRLLPILIQVVTILYVSEAKIFKRCEFVHQLEKHGVPDWQIPTLTCLAKWESSFDSGKLDYKYGKHGIFQINEKVWCSPYDYPGRECETTCSNFRDKHLADDIACALKIYKDTRELSGIGYDAWDSYWEHCASNNNVAYLRNCD; from the exons ATGCGTCTCTTACCGATCTTAATTCAAGTTGTAACTATTCTCTACGTCTCCGAagcgaaaattttcaaacgttGCGAATTTGTTCATCAGTTAGAAAAACATGGAGTTCCTGATTGGCAAATACCGACTTTGACATGTCTGGCAAAATGGGAATCAAGCTTCGACTCAGGAAAGCTTGATTATAAATATGGAAAACatggaatatttcaaattaatgaaaaagtttg gTGTTCACCCTACGATTATCCCGGTAGAGAATGTGAAACAACTTGTAGTAATTTTAGGGACAAACACTTGGCCGATGACATCGCATGTGCCTTAAAAATTTACAAGGATACTCGGGAACTATCAGGAATAGGATACGACGCGTGGGATTCATATTGGGAACACTGTGCTTCTAACAACAATGTGGCTTATTTGAGGAATTGTGACTAG